From the Streptomyces syringium genome, one window contains:
- a CDS encoding glycosyltransferase family 4 protein, protein MSSTPGPSHTRPSLHAVQVLGSGSAGSGAHVRSLAAGLVARGLRVTVCAPRGTGEGYAFAGSGASFAPLPTCADASAVAGIRAASLSADVVHAHGLRSGVLAALALRGRPTPLVVTWHTKVRAQGARAHVVRLMERRAARAAAVLLGASSDLVDRARRRGARDARLAPVAVPAPRPAPPEDDHLRHKARAELGAVARPLLVAVGRLEPGRGYGPLLDAARAWRELDPEPLLIVAGEGPERPWLQHRIETEALPIRLVGRRDDVPELLAAADVAILPSRWEARSLLAQEALHAGVPLVATSVGGVPDLVGDAAELVPYGDPDALATAVTRLLDDPDRRTELIAAGHAQAASWPSEDDTVAHVLSIYDELSQRGVRRRA, encoded by the coding sequence GTGAGCAGTACACCCGGCCCGTCGCACACGCGGCCGTCCCTGCACGCCGTACAGGTCCTGGGCAGCGGGAGCGCGGGCAGCGGCGCGCACGTGCGGTCGCTCGCGGCCGGGCTCGTGGCGCGCGGACTGCGGGTGACGGTGTGCGCCCCGCGCGGGACGGGGGAGGGGTACGCCTTCGCGGGCTCGGGCGCCTCGTTCGCCCCGCTGCCGACGTGCGCGGACGCGTCGGCGGTCGCCGGCATCCGGGCCGCCAGCCTCAGTGCCGACGTCGTGCACGCGCACGGACTGCGCTCGGGGGTGCTGGCGGCGCTGGCGCTGCGCGGCCGGCCCACCCCACTGGTCGTCACCTGGCACACGAAGGTGCGCGCGCAGGGCGCGCGGGCCCACGTCGTGCGGCTGATGGAGCGGCGCGCGGCCCGGGCGGCGGCCGTCCTGCTCGGCGCCTCCTCGGACCTCGTGGACCGGGCCCGGCGGCGCGGCGCGCGCGACGCCCGGCTGGCGCCGGTGGCGGTGCCCGCGCCGCGCCCCGCACCGCCGGAGGACGACCACCTGCGGCACAAGGCGCGCGCCGAACTCGGCGCGGTGGCCCGGCCCTTGCTGGTCGCCGTCGGCCGTCTGGAGCCGGGCCGGGGCTACGGCCCGCTCCTCGACGCCGCCCGGGCCTGGCGCGAGCTGGACCCCGAGCCGCTGCTGATCGTGGCGGGCGAGGGCCCCGAGCGGCCGTGGCTGCAGCACCGGATCGAGACCGAGGCCCTCCCGATCCGCCTGGTCGGCCGCCGCGACGACGTCCCCGAGCTGCTGGCGGCGGCCGACGTGGCGATCCTGCCGAGCCGTTGGGAGGCCCGCTCGCTCCTCGCCCAGGAGGCGCTCCACGCGGGCGTCCCGCTGGTCGCGACCTCGGTCGGCGGCGTCCCCGACCTGGTCGGCGACGCCGCCGAGCTCGTCCCCTACGGCGACCCGGACGCCCTGGCCACCGCCGTCACCCGCCTCCTCGACGACCCCGACCGCCGCACCGAACTCATCGCCGCGGGCCATGCCCAGGCGGCGAGCTGGCCCTCGGAGGACGACACGGTGGCCCACGTCCTGAGCATCTACGACGAGCTGAGCCAGCGGGGTGTCCGACGGCGGGCTTGA
- the recN gene encoding DNA repair protein RecN → MVVSVLEEMRIRSLGVIDDAVVELSPGFTAVTGETGAGKTMVVTSLGLLLGGRADPALVRVGAKAAVVEGRITVDHTSPAALRAEEAGAELDDGTLLISRTLSAEGRSRAHLGGRSVPVGLLAELADDLVAVHGQTDQQGLLRPARQRQALDRYAGDAVSVPLAKYGGAYRRLRAVVAELEELTTRARERAQEADLLRFGLDEIAATAPLPGEDAELAAEAERLGHAEALASAATAAHAALAGNPEDPEAFDATSLVAGAHRTLESVRSHDPALASLAERLGELGILLADVAGELAGYASDLDADPRRLAAVEERRAALTHLTRKYGADIAAVLAWAEESAARLGELEGDDDRIGELTTERDALRAELGELAQALTDARTEAAKRFADAVTAELASLAMPHARVTFSVRQTEVDRPETGIEVAGRAVAYGPHGADDVELLLAPHPGAQPRPIAKGASGGELSRVMLAVEVVFAGSDPVPTYLFDEVDAGVGGKAAVEVGRRLAKLARTAQVVVVTHLPQVAAFADRHLVVEKTHEGSVTRSGVQAMEGEDRVRELSRMLAGQEDSQLARAHAEELLAAARDTGR, encoded by the coding sequence ATGGTCGTATCCGTGTTGGAGGAGATGCGGATCCGGTCCTTGGGCGTCATTGATGACGCGGTGGTCGAGCTGTCACCCGGTTTCACCGCGGTGACCGGCGAGACCGGCGCGGGCAAGACCATGGTCGTCACCAGCCTCGGTCTGCTGCTCGGCGGGCGCGCCGACCCCGCCCTGGTGCGGGTGGGGGCCAAGGCCGCCGTGGTCGAGGGGAGGATCACCGTCGACCACACCTCGCCCGCGGCCCTGCGGGCCGAGGAGGCCGGCGCCGAACTCGACGACGGCACGCTGCTCATCAGCCGCACCCTCTCCGCCGAGGGACGCTCGCGCGCCCACCTCGGCGGCCGGAGCGTGCCCGTGGGGCTGCTGGCCGAGCTGGCGGACGACCTCGTCGCCGTGCACGGCCAGACCGACCAGCAGGGGCTGCTGCGCCCGGCCCGGCAGCGGCAGGCACTCGACCGGTACGCGGGCGACGCGGTGTCCGTGCCGCTCGCCAAGTACGGCGGCGCCTACCGCAGGCTGCGGGCCGTCGTCGCCGAGCTGGAGGAGCTGACCACGCGCGCCCGCGAGCGCGCCCAGGAGGCCGATCTGCTGCGCTTCGGCCTGGACGAGATCGCCGCCACCGCGCCCCTGCCGGGGGAGGACGCCGAACTCGCCGCCGAGGCCGAGCGGCTCGGCCACGCCGAGGCCCTCGCCTCCGCGGCCACCGCCGCGCACGCCGCCCTCGCCGGGAACCCCGAGGACCCCGAGGCGTTCGACGCCACCAGCCTCGTCGCGGGCGCGCACCGCACCCTGGAGTCCGTGCGCTCCCACGACCCCGCCCTCGCCTCGCTCGCCGAGCGGCTCGGGGAGCTCGGCATCCTGCTCGCGGACGTCGCCGGGGAGCTCGCCGGCTACGCCTCCGACCTCGACGCCGACCCCCGCCGGCTCGCGGCGGTGGAGGAGCGGCGCGCCGCCCTGACCCATCTGACCCGCAAGTACGGGGCGGACATCGCCGCCGTGCTGGCCTGGGCCGAGGAGAGCGCGGCCCGGCTCGGCGAACTGGAGGGCGACGACGACCGCATCGGTGAACTCACCACCGAGCGGGACGCGCTCCGCGCCGAGCTGGGCGAGCTGGCACAGGCACTGACCGACGCCCGGACGGAGGCGGCGAAGCGATTCGCCGACGCGGTCACCGCCGAACTCGCCTCGCTCGCCATGCCGCACGCACGCGTCACCTTCTCCGTCCGGCAGACCGAGGTGGACCGGCCGGAGACCGGCATCGAGGTCGCCGGCCGGGCCGTCGCGTACGGCCCGCACGGCGCCGACGACGTCGAGCTGCTGCTGGCCCCGCACCCCGGCGCCCAGCCCCGGCCCATCGCGAAGGGGGCGTCCGGGGGTGAGCTGTCCCGCGTCATGCTCGCCGTCGAGGTGGTCTTCGCGGGCTCCGACCCCGTGCCGACGTACCTCTTCGACGAGGTCGACGCCGGTGTCGGCGGAAAGGCCGCCGTCGAGGTCGGGCGCCGGCTGGCCAAGCTGGCCCGGACCGCGCAGGTCGTGGTCGTCACCCACCTCCCGCAGGTCGCGGCCTTCGCCGACCGCCATTTGGTGGTGGAGAAGACCCATGAGGGCTCGGTGACCCGAAGCGGCGTGCAGGCCATGGAGGGCGAGGACCGGGTGCGCGAACTCTCCCGCATGCTGGCGGGCCAGGAGGACTCCCAGCTGGCCCGCGCCCACGCCGAGGAACTCCTGGCGGCGGCGCGCGACACGGGGCGCTGA
- a CDS encoding NUDIX domain-containing protein, whose amino-acid sequence MGIKDNAEEWRVTETKTPFVGNKTSVVTDAVVMPDGSTVTRDYQVHPGSVAVLALDEQDRVLVLKQYRHPVRQRLWEIPAGLLDIPGENPLRAAQRELYEEAHVKAEDWRVLTDVYTTPGGCDEAVRVFLARDLSDVEGERFEVSEEEADMELARVPLDELVRGVLAGDLHNNCLVVGVLSLAAARAAGALDDLRPAQAPWPARPFEV is encoded by the coding sequence ATGGGCATCAAGGACAACGCCGAGGAGTGGCGGGTCACCGAGACGAAGACGCCGTTCGTCGGCAACAAGACCAGCGTGGTCACGGACGCGGTGGTGATGCCGGACGGCTCCACCGTCACGCGCGACTACCAGGTGCACCCCGGATCGGTCGCCGTCCTCGCCCTCGACGAGCAGGACCGGGTGCTGGTCCTCAAGCAGTACCGCCACCCGGTGCGCCAGCGGCTGTGGGAGATCCCGGCCGGACTGCTCGACATCCCCGGCGAGAACCCGCTGCGCGCGGCCCAGCGCGAGCTGTACGAGGAGGCGCACGTCAAGGCCGAGGACTGGCGGGTCCTCACCGACGTCTACACCACGCCGGGCGGCTGCGACGAGGCCGTACGGGTCTTCCTGGCCCGCGATCTGTCCGACGTGGAGGGCGAGCGGTTCGAGGTCTCCGAGGAGGAGGCCGACATGGAGCTGGCCCGGGTCCCGCTGGACGAGCTGGTGCGCGGCGTCCTCGCGGGTGACCTGCACAACAACTGCCTGGTCGTGGGCGTCCTCTCGCTCGCCGCGGCGCGGGCCGCGGGTGCCCTCGACGACCTCCGCCCGGCACAGGCGCCGTGGCCTGCCCGCCCGTTCGAGGTGTGA
- a CDS encoding CTP synthase, which translates to MAIAAKPTTTKHLFVTGGVASSLGKGLTASSLGALLKARGLRVTMQKLDPYLNVDPGTMNPFQHGEVFVTNDGAETDLDIGHYERFLDVDLDGSANVTTGQVYSTVIAKERRGEYLGDTVQVIPHITNEIKHRIRRMATDDVDVVITEVGGTVGDIESLPFLETVRQVRHEVGRDNVFVVHISLLPYIGPSGELKTKPTQHSVAALRNIGIQPDAIVLRADREVPTAIKRKISLMCDVDEDAVVAAIDAPSIYDIPKVLHTEGLDAYVVRKLDLPFRDVNWTQWEDLLDRVHNPDHEVTVALVGKYIDLPDAYLSVTEAIRAGGFANRAKVKVKWVASDDCKTPAGAKKQLADVDAICIPGGFGDRGVNGKVGAITYARENKVPLLGLCLGLQCVVIEAARNLAGIEGANSTEFDPATANPVISTMAEQMDIVAGEGDMGGTMRLGMYPAKLAEGSIVREVYDNEPYIEERHRHRYEVNNSYRAELEKKAGLVFSGTSPDNKLVEYVEYPRETHPYLVATQAHPELRSRPTRPHPLFAGLVKAAVARRQSAQQG; encoded by the coding sequence TTGGCCATTGCCGCAAAGCCCACGACGACCAAGCACCTCTTCGTCACCGGGGGTGTCGCTTCCTCGCTCGGCAAGGGGCTGACCGCCTCCAGCCTGGGTGCGCTGCTCAAGGCGCGGGGTCTGCGGGTCACGATGCAGAAGCTCGACCCGTACCTGAACGTCGACCCCGGCACGATGAACCCGTTCCAGCACGGTGAGGTGTTCGTCACCAACGACGGCGCCGAGACCGACCTCGACATCGGCCACTACGAGCGCTTCCTCGACGTCGACCTCGACGGCTCCGCCAACGTCACCACCGGCCAGGTCTACTCCACCGTGATCGCCAAGGAGCGGCGCGGCGAGTACCTGGGCGACACCGTGCAGGTCATCCCGCACATCACCAACGAGATCAAGCACCGCATCCGCCGCATGGCGACCGACGACGTCGACGTCGTGATCACCGAGGTCGGCGGCACCGTCGGCGACATCGAGTCGCTGCCGTTCCTGGAGACGGTCCGCCAGGTCCGCCACGAGGTCGGCCGCGACAACGTCTTCGTCGTGCACATCTCGCTCCTGCCCTACATCGGCCCCTCGGGCGAGCTCAAGACCAAGCCGACCCAGCACTCGGTCGCCGCCCTGCGCAACATCGGCATCCAGCCCGACGCGATCGTGCTGCGCGCCGACCGCGAGGTGCCGACCGCGATCAAGCGCAAGATCTCGCTGATGTGCGACGTCGACGAGGACGCGGTGGTGGCCGCGATCGACGCCCCGTCGATCTACGACATCCCCAAGGTGCTGCACACCGAGGGCCTGGACGCCTACGTCGTGCGCAAGCTCGACCTGCCGTTCCGCGACGTGAACTGGACCCAGTGGGAGGACCTGCTGGACCGCGTCCACAACCCCGACCACGAGGTCACCGTCGCGCTCGTCGGCAAGTACATCGACCTGCCCGACGCCTACCTCTCGGTCACCGAGGCCATCCGCGCCGGCGGCTTCGCCAACCGCGCCAAGGTCAAGGTCAAGTGGGTCGCCTCGGACGACTGCAAGACGCCCGCGGGCGCCAAGAAGCAGCTCGCCGACGTCGACGCGATCTGCATCCCGGGCGGCTTCGGCGACCGCGGTGTGAACGGCAAGGTCGGCGCGATCACCTACGCCCGCGAGAACAAGGTCCCGCTGCTGGGCCTGTGCCTGGGTCTGCAGTGCGTCGTCATCGAGGCCGCGCGCAACCTCGCCGGCATCGAGGGCGCGAACTCCACCGAGTTCGACCCCGCCACCGCCAACCCGGTCATCTCCACCATGGCCGAGCAGATGGACATCGTCGCCGGTGAGGGCGACATGGGCGGCACCATGCGACTCGGCATGTACCCGGCGAAGCTCGCCGAGGGCTCCATCGTCCGTGAGGTCTACGACAACGAGCCGTACATCGAGGAGCGCCACCGTCACCGCTACGAGGTGAACAACTCCTACCGCGCCGAGCTGGAGAAGAAGGCCGGTCTGGTCTTCTCGGGCACCTCCCCGGACAACAAGCTCGTCGAGTACGTCGAGTACCCGCGTGAGACGCACCCCTACCTGGTCGCCACCCAGGCGCACCCGGAGCTGCGCTCCCGCCCGACCCGCCCGCACCCGCTCTTCGCGGGCCTGGTCAAGGCGGCCGTCGCCCGCCGGCAGTCCGCCCAGCAGGGCTGA
- a CDS encoding PucR family transcriptional regulator, with amino-acid sequence MEPRGPQGTITVARALELPALRRGLPEVVAAADRLDRPVRWVHAGEAPNIAALLKGGELLLTTGLGVGTRPAEQRAFVRGLVERDIAALVVELGARFATLPAAVVDTARSYGLPLVQLHREVPFVAVTEEIHTELVNEHYALLRRAEEVHRQCTRVLLDGGGVPEILRLFAGFAGNPVFLETPDGRLLYATGPEPQPGAADPLQVWEGLRAGAAPGGGLAGSVVADIPGSSGPGPDAVRARLAVLPVNAPLAPVHRIAADRTAGLLAVVLLQERQEEELAARGRGDFLTDLAEERLDPADAPAQARVLGFRPGPGPLLPVVLRPQPRHAGPAPADSWAALARAVREELTAVGAPVLLGVRLPEGRMPLLVGLREETDRVAVAERVAAALRAGVERAWPERAGSRPPVVVVGAAVGWATAGAALRHAADAATAAQGLPDRPWHDVRRLDVDLLLWRLRSHGDLSAFVERVIGPLLAHDRAARPPLLPTLETYLAHAGRKAETARELHLNRQTLYDRLARIARLLGTDLEDPQTSLALSLALQARRHVT; translated from the coding sequence ATGGAACCGCGAGGCCCGCAAGGGACGATCACCGTGGCGCGGGCTCTCGAACTGCCCGCGCTGCGCCGGGGGCTGCCCGAGGTCGTGGCCGCCGCCGACCGGCTGGACCGGCCGGTGCGCTGGGTGCACGCCGGGGAGGCGCCGAACATCGCCGCACTGCTCAAGGGCGGCGAGCTGCTGCTGACCACCGGCCTGGGCGTGGGCACCCGCCCCGCCGAGCAGCGCGCCTTCGTCCGCGGCCTGGTGGAGCGGGACATCGCGGCCCTGGTGGTGGAGCTGGGCGCGCGCTTCGCGACGCTGCCCGCCGCGGTGGTCGACACGGCCCGCTCCTACGGTCTGCCGCTCGTCCAGCTGCACCGGGAGGTGCCGTTCGTGGCGGTGACCGAGGAGATCCACACCGAGCTGGTCAATGAGCACTACGCCCTGCTGCGCCGCGCCGAGGAGGTGCACCGGCAGTGCACGCGGGTGCTGCTGGACGGGGGCGGGGTGCCCGAGATCCTCCGGCTGTTCGCGGGCTTCGCGGGCAACCCGGTCTTCCTGGAGACGCCGGACGGCCGGCTGCTGTACGCGACGGGGCCCGAGCCCCAGCCGGGCGCCGCCGATCCGCTCCAGGTCTGGGAGGGGCTGCGGGCGGGGGCCGCCCCGGGCGGGGGCCTCGCGGGCAGCGTGGTCGCCGACATCCCGGGCAGCAGCGGCCCGGGGCCCGACGCGGTTCGGGCGCGGCTGGCGGTCCTGCCGGTGAACGCGCCGCTCGCGCCGGTGCACCGCATCGCCGCGGACCGCACGGCGGGGCTGCTGGCGGTCGTCCTGCTCCAGGAGCGCCAGGAGGAGGAGCTGGCGGCGCGGGGCCGCGGCGACTTCCTGACCGACCTCGCCGAGGAGCGGCTGGACCCGGCGGACGCGCCCGCACAGGCCCGGGTGCTGGGCTTCAGGCCCGGCCCGGGGCCGCTGCTGCCGGTGGTGCTGCGGCCGCAGCCCCGGCACGCGGGTCCGGCGCCGGCGGACAGCTGGGCGGCACTGGCCCGTGCGGTGCGCGAGGAGCTGACGGCGGTGGGCGCGCCGGTGCTGCTGGGCGTGCGGCTGCCGGAGGGCCGGATGCCGCTGCTGGTCGGGCTGCGCGAGGAGACGGACCGGGTGGCGGTCGCCGAGCGGGTGGCGGCGGCGCTGCGGGCGGGGGTGGAGCGGGCGTGGCCGGAGCGGGCGGGTTCCCGGCCGCCGGTCGTGGTGGTCGGCGCGGCGGTCGGCTGGGCCACGGCGGGTGCGGCCCTGCGGCACGCGGCGGACGCGGCGACGGCGGCGCAGGGACTGCCGGACCGGCCCTGGCACGATGTGCGGCGGCTGGACGTCGACCTGCTGCTGTGGCGGCTGCGCTCGCACGGCGATCTGTCGGCGTTCGTCGAGCGGGTCATCGGCCCGCTCCTCGCGCACGACCGCGCCGCCCGCCCGCCGCTGCTGCCGACGCTGGAGACCTACCTCGCCCACGCGGGCCGCAAGGCGGAGACCGCACGCGAACTCCACCTCAACCGCCAGACCCTCTACGACCGGCTGGCCCGCATCGCCCGCCTGCTGGGCACGGACCTGGAGGACCCGCAGACGTCCCTGGCCCTGAGCCTGGCCCTGCAGGCGCGGCGGCATGTGACGTGA
- a CDS encoding S41 family peptidase, translating into MTVRSRTPRTTALLLAAAVALTTAVGTGDAVAHSPRPAGLEGTWRMDGYGTVVSVENGGRLLRTYETTAVSCVPGELTATRPTATGPFRQDGDVLTVNATGPDRAEFAFADNVGHRTLRRTAALPANCQGKTPPAPGTAADPRDVFDVYWQTYAENYPFFAARNVDWNAVRDRFRPRITRTTKPAELYAVLVEMIRPLHDGHTGLVDLTRPEEYFSGIREDTVLPDEKARKRIDQAVLAGPVGDLRVSRANGQITYSEGADRIGFLRITGFQNYGQGDGYEADKAVLGKALDEVFTAARTRGPKALRGLILDLRLNGGGSDRLALDVAERLTDRPYPAYLKHARNDARDPREFTPAEPVLLRPHRGPVYTGPLAVLTGRLTMSAGETLTQALLGRGPKPTLIGENTQGLFSDKLERTLPNGWKFWLPNEEFLSAKDGRTTYDGAGIPPHVRTDVFTEKELTEGRDSALAEARRRLS; encoded by the coding sequence ATGACCGTTCGATCCCGTACTCCCCGCACCACCGCGCTCCTGCTCGCCGCCGCGGTCGCCCTGACCACCGCCGTCGGCACCGGGGACGCGGTGGCCCACAGCCCCCGCCCGGCGGGGCTGGAGGGCACGTGGCGCATGGACGGCTACGGCACGGTCGTCTCCGTCGAGAACGGCGGGCGGCTGCTGCGAACGTACGAGACCACGGCCGTCAGCTGCGTTCCCGGCGAGCTGACCGCCACCCGGCCGACCGCCACGGGACCCTTCCGGCAGGACGGCGACGTGCTCACGGTGAACGCCACGGGTCCGGACCGGGCGGAGTTCGCCTTCGCCGACAATGTGGGCCACCGCACGCTGCGCCGCACGGCGGCGCTGCCCGCGAACTGCCAGGGAAAGACCCCTCCCGCCCCGGGGACCGCGGCGGACCCGCGGGACGTCTTCGACGTCTACTGGCAGACCTACGCCGAGAACTACCCCTTCTTCGCCGCCCGGAACGTCGACTGGAACGCCGTGCGGGACCGCTTCCGGCCCCGGATCACCCGCACGACGAAGCCGGCCGAGCTGTACGCGGTCCTGGTGGAGATGATCCGGCCGCTGCACGACGGGCACACCGGACTGGTCGACCTCACCCGGCCCGAGGAGTACTTCTCCGGGATCCGCGAGGACACCGTCCTGCCCGACGAGAAGGCGCGCAAGCGCATCGACCAGGCGGTCCTCGCGGGCCCCGTCGGGGACCTCCGGGTCTCCCGGGCCAACGGGCAGATCACCTACTCCGAGGGCGCCGACCGGATCGGCTTCCTGCGCATCACCGGTTTCCAGAACTACGGGCAGGGCGACGGCTACGAGGCCGACAAGGCCGTGCTGGGCAAGGCCCTCGACGAGGTCTTCACCGCCGCCCGGACGCGCGGCCCGAAGGCCCTGCGCGGCCTGATCCTCGATCTGCGGCTCAACGGCGGCGGCTCCGACCGTCTCGCCCTGGACGTGGCCGAGCGGCTGACCGACCGGCCCTACCCGGCCTATCTCAAGCACGCGCGGAACGACGCCCGCGACCCCCGTGAGTTCACGCCCGCCGAGCCGGTCCTCCTCCGCCCGCACCGGGGACCGGTCTACACCGGGCCCCTGGCCGTCCTCACCGGGCGGCTGACGATGAGCGCGGGCGAGACCCTCACCCAGGCCCTGCTGGGCCGTGGGCCGAAGCCCACGCTGATCGGTGAGAACACCCAGGGGCTGTTCTCCGACAAGCTGGAGCGCACGCTGCCCAACGGCTGGAAGTTCTGGCTCCCGAACGAGGAGTTCCTGAGCGCGAAGGACGGCCGGACGACGTACGACGGCGCGGGCATACCGCCGCACGTCCGCACGGACGTCTTCACGGAGAAGGAGCTGACGGAAGGCCGCGACTCGGCTCTCGCCGAGGCCCGCAGGCGACTGTCCTAG
- a CDS encoding glycoside hydrolase family 15 protein, with protein MAGRIEDYALIGDMQTAALVCRDGTADWLCLPRFDSHATFAGLLGTEEHGFWRIGPAHPSGAAPPHADRRRYRGDSLVLESEWDTPRGTVRVIDFMPPRDGAPQLIRIVEGVSGRVPMRSSLRMRFSYGRVVPWVHKVGDRTVAVAGPDSVWLDTSAETFGKDLTTYSDFTVSPGERVAFTISWQPSHREAPALPDPEGSLEATEEFWREWVEHCTYHGPYRDAVVRSLITLKALTYAPTGGIVAAPTTSLPEDIGGCRNWDYRFTWLRDAAITLSSLLRTGYREEARAWREWLLRAVAGDPENLQIMYGIAGERELGEAELPWLPGYENSSPVRIGNGAAGQLQLDVYGEVTEALHLAHMTGLARNDYASLLQLRLIGYLEDHWNEPDEGIWEVRGPRRHFVHSKVMAWVAVDRTIKLLESGDVDGPLERWRELRDDIHRDVCEKGYDKERNTFTQSYGSKELDASLLLIPQMGFLPPDDKRVIGTIEAIQRELSTPDGFVLRYPTAGEDAGVDGLEGDEGAFLACSFWLADDLAMIGRVDEARQLFERLLALRNDLGLLAEEWDPRLQRQVGNFPQAFSHVPLIDTALRLTASSAFGG; from the coding sequence GTGGCCGGGCGTATCGAGGATTACGCACTCATCGGCGATATGCAGACCGCCGCCCTTGTCTGCCGGGACGGTACGGCCGACTGGCTGTGCCTCCCCCGCTTTGATTCCCACGCGACGTTCGCCGGGCTGCTGGGCACCGAGGAGCACGGCTTCTGGCGCATCGGTCCCGCACACCCCTCGGGGGCGGCGCCACCGCACGCGGACCGGCGCCGGTACCGGGGGGACTCCCTCGTGCTCGAATCCGAATGGGACACCCCGCGCGGCACCGTGCGGGTGATCGACTTCATGCCGCCGCGTGACGGCGCGCCCCAGCTGATCCGGATCGTGGAAGGCGTCAGCGGCCGGGTGCCGATGCGCTCCTCGCTGCGGATGCGGTTCTCCTACGGCCGGGTCGTGCCGTGGGTCCACAAGGTCGGCGACCGCACGGTGGCCGTCGCGGGCCCCGACTCGGTGTGGCTGGACACCTCGGCCGAGACCTTCGGCAAGGACCTCACCACCTACTCCGACTTCACCGTCTCCCCCGGCGAGCGGGTCGCCTTCACCATCAGCTGGCAGCCCTCGCACCGCGAGGCACCGGCGCTGCCCGACCCGGAGGGGTCGCTGGAGGCGACGGAGGAGTTCTGGCGGGAGTGGGTCGAGCACTGTACGTACCACGGCCCCTACCGGGACGCCGTCGTCCGCTCGCTGATCACCCTCAAGGCGCTCACCTACGCCCCGACGGGCGGCATCGTCGCCGCGCCCACCACCTCGCTGCCCGAGGACATCGGCGGCTGCCGGAACTGGGACTACCGCTTCACCTGGCTGCGGGACGCCGCGATCACCCTCTCCTCGCTGCTGCGCACCGGCTACCGCGAAGAGGCGCGGGCCTGGCGCGAGTGGCTGCTGCGCGCGGTCGCCGGCGACCCGGAGAACCTCCAGATCATGTACGGCATCGCGGGCGAGCGCGAGCTGGGCGAGGCCGAGCTGCCATGGCTGCCGGGCTACGAGAACTCCAGCCCGGTCCGGATCGGCAACGGCGCGGCGGGCCAGCTCCAGCTGGACGTCTACGGCGAGGTCACCGAGGCGCTGCACCTCGCGCACATGACCGGGCTCGCCCGCAACGACTACGCCTCGCTCCTCCAGCTGCGCCTCATCGGCTATCTCGAGGATCACTGGAACGAGCCGGACGAGGGCATCTGGGAGGTGCGCGGCCCCCGCCGCCACTTCGTGCACTCCAAGGTGATGGCCTGGGTCGCGGTGGACCGCACCATCAAGCTCCTGGAGTCCGGGGACGTGGACGGCCCGCTGGAGCGCTGGCGCGAGCTGCGCGACGACATCCACCGGGACGTCTGCGAGAAGGGGTACGACAAGGAGCGCAACACCTTCACCCAGTCGTACGGCTCCAAGGAGCTGGACGCCTCGCTGCTGCTGATCCCGCAGATGGGTTTCCTGCCGCCCGACGACAAGCGCGTCATCGGCACCATCGAGGCCATCCAGCGCGAGCTGTCGACGCCGGACGGTTTCGTCCTGCGCTACCCCACCGCCGGCGAGGACGCGGGCGTGGACGGTCTGGAGGGTGACGAGGGCGCCTTCCTGGCCTGCTCCTTCTGGCTCGCGGACGACCTCGCGATGATCGGCCGGGTGGACGAGGCCCGGCAGCTCTTCGAGCGGCTGCTGGCGCTCCGCAACGACCTGGGGCTGCTCGCGGAGGAATGGGACCCGCGCCTGCAGCGGCAGGTGGGCAACTTCCCGCAGGCCTTCAGCCACGTGCCGCTGATCGACACGGCGCTGCGGCTGACGGCGTCGAGCGCGTTCGGGGGCTGA